Below is a window of Deltaproteobacteria bacterium DNA.
AGCGGGCGACTTCGGGCAGTTGTTCTTCCCAGGCCAACAGGTTCAGGGTGAAGTAGACCTTGGCCGCGTGGGCGTGGGCCGTGGCCACGGCCTGGCGCAGGGCTGGAAACGAAAAGCCGCCGGCCTTGGCGCGCAGGTTCAGGCCCTGGCCCCCCAGGTACACCGCGTCGGCTCCGTAGAGCAGGGCCGTGCGGAGCTTGTCCGGATCGGCGGCCGGGACCAGGAGTTCGGGCATGGCGTTCACGAGCATTCGGGCAGGGCCAATCCAAGGGCTGCGCGGCGTTCCTTCATGCGTTCCACCAGCCGGTAGGACGGACGCAGGCCTCCTTTGCCCCGGCCCAGGGCGATGTTGGGCTTGTTGTCGCCGTGGAAGTCCGAGCCGGCGCTTTCCAGCAGGTCGAGACGCCGGCACAAGTCGGCGTAGACCGTGGTCTGGGCCTGGGTGTGCATGGAATAGTAGACCTCCATCCCGTCCAGGCCCCAACCCTTGAGCTCCCGCAACACGTTCTCCAATCCCCCTTCGTCCAGATGCAGGGTGCAGGGATGGGCCAGGATGACCGTGCCTCCCTCGGCCTTGAGCAACTCGATGGCCTGACGTGGATCGAATTTTTCCTTGGGCGCGTAGCCCTTGGTGCCGGGGCGTAGCCAGGATGCGAAGGCGTCGCGCATGTCCAGGGCGTGGCCCTTGCTCACCAGAAGTTGGGCGATGTGCGGCCGGCCGATGGTGCCACCGGCGGCGGTGCGTTCCAATTCATCGTAGGTGATGGCCACGCCGTGGCTGTTCAGGTTGTGGATGATGGTTTCGTTGCGGGTTTTGCGCAGCCGGGTCAGCGTGTCCAGGCTGGCCTGAAGCCGGATCGGACGCAGGGGCAGCCACAGACCCAGGATGTGCATGCTGCCCTTGGGAAAATTGACGCTCAGTTCACAGCCGCCGATGACTTCGATTTTCCAGGCGCGGCCGGCCGCGCAGGCTTCCGGCAGCCCCTGGATCGTGTCGTGGTCGGTCAGGGCCATGGCCCGAAGGCCCATGGCCGCAGCCTGGGCCACCAGCTCGGACGGCGTCAGGGTGCCGTCGGAGGCGGTGGAGTGGGTGTGCAGATCGATTTCTGGCATGTAATTGGGTTGAGGCTGGAATCCGGGAATGGCAGAGCGTGTGTTTACCCGGAAAAAACAAAAATCGGCATGCGTCGGAACACACGCCGTTTTCAGAGCGCCGGAGCGCGGGACGTTATTTGAAGCGGTAGGTAATTCTGCCCCGGGTCAGGTCATAGGGAGAAAGCTCCACCTTGACCCGGTCGCCCGGAAGGATGCGGATGTAGAATTTGCGCATTTTGCCAGAGATGTGCCCCAGTACCTGATGACCGTTTTCCAGGCGCACCAGAAACATGGCGTTGGGCATGGCTTCCTCGACAATACCTTCGACTTCGATTGACTCTTCCTTGGCCATATAAGACGGATACCTTCTTTGTTTACAGGAGTTTTGATTCAAAGACGCAAATTCATACCCGCTTGAAAGTGAAATGACAAGCTTCGAAATTTCTCCCCAACCGATCCCGAGGCATGGATCAGGGGCCGATGCGCACGGGTCCGGCATCCCATCCTGGCCGTGGCCTCGTGGGGGCGCTTGTGCCCGGAGAAGGAAATACCCTCGAATTTTTGAAGCCGGAGCGGACACGCGGTTTTCGTCGAAAATGGACTTGCCTGTTCCCGCCCTTGCCTCCTAGGTCTTGGGCGGCTCGGCGCCGCTGGCGCCCTTTTTTGAACCTTTTCACGTGAGGACGATCTTCATGAAATATAAGGCAGTTGTTTTCGATATGGATGGCACCCTGCTCGACACCCTGGATGACTTGGCGGATTCCATGAATCGGGTCCTGGTCCGGAATCATTTACCGACCCATCCCGTGGCGGCGTATCGCGAGTTCGTGGGCAGTGGCGTGAAACAGCTGGTTCATCGCGCCCTTCCTTCCGAGGTCCGCGACAACGAGGGCGTGGCGGACGCCTGCGTGCGTGGATTTCTGGACGAATACGAAGCCAACTGGAATGTGAAAACAGGACCTTACGCGGGCATTCCCGAGCTTTTGGACAATCTTGTGGCCCGGAACATGCCCATGGCGGTGCTGACCAACAAGCCACAGGATTTCGCGGACCTGTGCATGCAACGATTTCTGGGGAACTGGCCCTTTGCCGTGACCATGGGTCAGGTACCCGGCGTGCCGGTCAAGCCTGATCCGGCCGGAACCTGGCGCTTGATCGAGCGTTTGGCGGTGCGCCCCGAGGAAATCGCCTATCTTGGCGACACGGATGTGGATATGCGCACCGCCGTCAACGCGGGCATGTTTCCGGTGGGCGTTCTGTGGGGCTTTAGGTCGGAAGGGGAGTTGCTGGATTCCGGCGCGGCCGCGATCATCGGGCATCCCCTGGACGTGCTGCGCCTTTTGAACTGAACGCCGGATTGGGCGTGTCGGCTGCTTTTCGTCCGAGGCCGTGGGCTCTTTGGCTGGCACGCGTGGCCGGGAGCCGGATGGATGCGCCGATTCGGACATGGGTCCGAAAAACCGGGATGGTGCCCACGGCTAGAGCAGGTTGGGCATGCGTCCCGGTCCGGTCGTGTCCAGGACGCGTGCGTCCAGAAGTTCGTCCAGCTCTTCCAGGAGGCGGCCCCGGTCCGTTGGCAGACGCCCGGCCAGGGGCAGGATGTTCGAGACATGGTCCGCCCTGAACACCGTTTGGCGGAGGTTTAGCGCCGCGAGCAGGTCGCGCAGCTCCCGCGCGGCCTCCGCCTCGGACAGGAGGGCAAAGCGTCCGGCCTGGATCCACGCGGACAGCGGCGTCTTGGGGATGGGAACAAGACGCAGACAGGAGAGCAGCCGGGGTTGCATGGCATTCAGGGCCAGGGCCGTGTCGCGGACATGGGCGGCCGAGGCGGCGCGTCCGCCAAGGCCCAGGAGCACCATGACCGAAACCGAGATTCCCGCCATCCGCATCCTTTGGGCGCCATCGATCATGCACGCGGCCGAAGTGTTCTTGGCCATGCGTTTCAGGATGTCCTCGCAGCCACTTTCCAGACCAAGGTACACCGTGCGCAATTTGGCGGCGCGCAGCGCGTCCAGGTCGTGATCGCTTTTGGCGGCCATGGCCCGGCCCGAGGCGTAGCACGTCACCCTGGACAGTGCCGGAAAGTGCTGGTCCAGCTGCTCCAGGATGGTCAGCAGACGTGGCGTGGGCAGGGCCAGGGCGTCGCCGTCGGCGAGAAACACGCGTCGGGCCAGGGGTTTCGCGCGCGCGGCCTGGGCAATGGCGCGGGCCGTGTCCTCGGGCTCGTGGACGCGGTAGGGCACGCCCCGGTACATGGCGCAGAAGGCGCAGGCGTTGTGCGGGCACCCGTCGGCCACCCGGATGAGCACGCTATCGTGCTCGGCCGGTGGGCGGAACATTTGGTGTTGGTGTGCGGACATGGGCGGTTTGCGCGGTGTAGGGTTTAAGAATCTTGACCAGATCCGCCTTGGCCACGGGCTTGGGAAGATGGCCGTTCATGCCCACTTCCAGGAAGCGCGCCGTGTCCGAGGCAAAGGCATGGGCGGTCATGGCGATGATGGGGATGCTTCCTCCCTTGTCCTTGGGCCAGGACCGGATGATGGTGGTAGTCTGGATCCCGTCCATTTCGGGCAT
It encodes the following:
- a CDS encoding HAD family hydrolase, with the protein product MKYKAVVFDMDGTLLDTLDDLADSMNRVLVRNHLPTHPVAAYREFVGSGVKQLVHRALPSEVRDNEGVADACVRGFLDEYEANWNVKTGPYAGIPELLDNLVARNMPMAVLTNKPQDFADLCMQRFLGNWPFAVTMGQVPGVPVKPDPAGTWRLIERLAVRPEEIAYLGDTDVDMRTAVNAGMFPVGVLWGFRSEGELLDSGAAAIIGHPLDVLRLLN
- a CDS encoding radical SAM protein; translated protein: MSAHQHQMFRPPAEHDSVLIRVADGCPHNACAFCAMYRGVPYRVHEPEDTARAIAQAARAKPLARRVFLADGDALALPTPRLLTILEQLDQHFPALSRVTCYASGRAMAAKSDHDLDALRAAKLRTVYLGLESGCEDILKRMAKNTSAACMIDGAQRMRMAGISVSVMVLLGLGGRAASAAHVRDTALALNAMQPRLLSCLRLVPIPKTPLSAWIQAGRFALLSEAEAARELRDLLAALNLRQTVFRADHVSNILPLAGRLPTDRGRLLEELDELLDARVLDTTGPGRMPNLL
- a CDS encoding PHP domain-containing protein, whose amino-acid sequence is MPEIDLHTHSTASDGTLTPSELVAQAAAMGLRAMALTDHDTIQGLPEACAAGRAWKIEVIGGCELSVNFPKGSMHILGLWLPLRPIRLQASLDTLTRLRKTRNETIIHNLNSHGVAITYDELERTAAGGTIGRPHIAQLLVSKGHALDMRDAFASWLRPGTKGYAPKEKFDPRQAIELLKAEGGTVILAHPCTLHLDEGGLENVLRELKGWGLDGMEVYYSMHTQAQTTVYADLCRRLDLLESAGSDFHGDNKPNIALGRGKGGLRPSYRLVERMKERRAALGLALPECS
- a CDS encoding translation initiation factor IF-1, with the protein product MAKEESIEVEGIVEEAMPNAMFLVRLENGHQVLGHISGKMRKFYIRILPGDRVKVELSPYDLTRGRITYRFK